One stretch of Verrucomicrobiota bacterium DNA includes these proteins:
- a CDS encoding glutamate--tRNA ligase, translating to MTEPMIRTRIAPSPTGPCHLGTARTALFDHLFAKRHGGTFIFRLEDTDRERSTAAFEQELYESLHWLGLHWDEGPDVGGPYGPYRQSERADRHRAAIERLIEAGHAYRCFCTAEALETERQRQLADKEPVHYGGTCRNLPLDVIESNMAAGRLHTVRFKMPDETFTFTDLIRGEVTVKGTEIGDFVIAKPDGSPIFHLSNVVDDAEMAITHVIRGEDHLSNTPKHLALFHALGCEPPVYAHLPLILNPDGSKMSKRKTIEGLEPYVRVFRERGYLPEALVNYLALLGWSPGDDREQLTLEQLTTEFSLEKVNKSGARFDMKKLNDLNGQYIRRLPDEEFERQLRTQLPEADPEILRKTIPLVRDRLNRFEEAPGYMRFFFEDVDYDTSLLKVKGHTLDGAATMLGELLKWLPAVPDDEFTATALDLRMRATAEQEPYNWKASKLFMVVRVALTGSTATPPLFETMEVLGRDICVRRIRTALEKLSKA from the coding sequence ATGACTGAGCCAATGATACGCACACGCATCGCTCCGTCGCCGACGGGGCCGTGCCACCTCGGCACGGCACGCACGGCCCTCTTCGACCACCTGTTCGCCAAGCGGCACGGCGGGACGTTCATCTTTCGCCTCGAGGATACGGACCGAGAGCGTTCAACGGCCGCGTTCGAGCAGGAATTGTACGAGTCGCTCCATTGGCTTGGACTGCACTGGGACGAGGGGCCGGATGTGGGCGGCCCATACGGGCCGTACCGTCAGTCCGAACGCGCCGACCGCCACCGCGCCGCCATCGAGCGGCTCATCGAGGCCGGACACGCCTACCGCTGCTTCTGCACGGCCGAGGCACTCGAAACCGAGCGGCAGCGTCAACTCGCCGACAAGGAACCCGTCCACTACGGCGGTACGTGCCGCAACCTGCCGCTCGACGTCATCGAGTCGAATATGGCCGCGGGCAGACTGCACACCGTGCGTTTCAAGATGCCTGACGAGACGTTCACGTTCACGGACCTCATTCGAGGCGAAGTGACCGTCAAGGGAACCGAGATCGGTGACTTCGTCATCGCCAAGCCGGACGGCTCGCCCATCTTCCACCTGAGCAACGTCGTCGACGACGCGGAGATGGCGATCACGCACGTCATTCGCGGCGAGGACCATCTGTCGAACACACCGAAGCACCTTGCGCTGTTCCACGCCCTCGGCTGCGAGCCGCCCGTGTACGCGCACCTGCCGCTCATCCTCAATCCTGACGGATCGAAGATGAGCAAACGCAAGACTATCGAGGGCCTCGAGCCCTATGTGCGCGTCTTCCGCGAGCGCGGGTACTTGCCCGAAGCGCTGGTCAACTATCTCGCGCTGCTCGGCTGGTCACCCGGCGACGATCGCGAGCAACTGACGCTCGAGCAACTGACGACGGAGTTCTCACTCGAAAAGGTAAACAAGTCGGGCGCGCGCTTCGACATGAAGAAACTCAACGACCTGAACGGCCAGTACATCCGCCGCCTGCCCGACGAGGAGTTCGAGCGTCAACTGCGGACGCAACTGCCGGAGGCCGATCCCGAGATCCTGCGTAAGACGATCCCGCTCGTACGCGACCGGCTCAACCGCTTCGAGGAAGCGCCCGGCTACATGCGCTTCTTTTTCGAGGACGTTGACTACGACACGAGTCTGCTCAAGGTGAAGGGCCACACACTCGACGGCGCAGCCACAATGCTCGGTGAGTTGCTCAAGTGGCTGCCCGCCGTTCCGGATGACGAGTTCACTGCCACGGCTCTAGATCTTAGAATGCGCGCCACCGCCGAGCAGGAACCTTACAACTGGAAAGCAAGCAAGCTCTTCATGGTTGTGCGCGTCGCCTTGACGGGCAGCACGGCGACGCCGCCACTGTTTGAGACGATGGAAGTGCTCGGCCGAGACATCTGTGTGCGCCGCATCAGGACGGCCCTGGAGAAACTGAGCAAGGCCTGA